A DNA window from Mus caroli chromosome 8, CAROLI_EIJ_v1.1, whole genome shotgun sequence contains the following coding sequences:
- the Ano8 gene encoding anoctamin-8 isoform X1, with amino-acid sequence MAEAASGAGDVTLEGERGKRPPPEGEPAAPASGVLDKLFGKRLLQAGRYLVSHKAWMKTVPTEDCDVLMTFPDTTDDHTLLWLLNHIRVGIPELIVQVRHHRHTRAYAFFVTATYESLLRGADELGLRKAVKAEFGGGTRSFSCEEDFIYENVESELRFFTSQERQSIIRFWLQNLRAKQGEALHNVRFLEDQPIIPELAARGIIQQVFPVHEQRILNRLMKSWVQAVCENQPLDDICDYFGVKIAMYFAWLGFYTSAMVYPAVFGSVLYTFTEADQTSRDVSCVVFALFNVIWSTLFLEEWKRRGAELAYKWGTLDSPGEAVEEPRPQFRGIRRISPITRAEEFYYPPWKRLLFQLLVSLPLCLACLVCVFILMLGCFQLQELVLSVKGLPRLVRFLPKVMLALLVSVSAEGYKKLAVWLNDMENYRLESTYERHLIIKVVLFQFVNSYLSLFYIGFYLKDMDRLKELLLLLSLTQSLERQLQAVLVPLAALRFRLLLLSLRGLLLVARAKMLATLLITRQLLQNVREVLQPHLYRRLGSGELSLRTILELARALLGLLNPLRPDPRRHLEAQADEGGAGSRRCLGGGCGAPEEEENEEEEEAAVERRPAGEGGEVPEGPRGGKEEDEEEEDDEDEDEEYEGEEGSLLDCGLRLKKVSFAERGAGRRRPGPSPEGLLEEGSPTMVEKGLEPGVFTLAEEDDEPEGPPSSPGPEPQTVLLRRARGEGRDQGPDGDRDPETGSGDAAGRQKRHNRSSWIDPPEEEHSPQLTQAELESCMKKYEDTFQDYQEMFVQFGYVVLFSSAFPLAALCALVNNLIEIRSDAFKLCTGLQRPFGRRVESIGQWQKVMEAMGVLAIVVNCYLIGQCGQLQRLFPWLSPEAAIVSVVVLEHLALLVKYLIHVAIPDIPGWVAEEMAKLEYQRREAFKRHERQAQQRFQQQQRRRREEEERQRHAEQQARRERDTGGREEARAEAPGPDPVAERGAAKAKGSERPRRPGALLPPGPVLRLKQIIPLQTRPPAPSGCAPPPRSPADTRLPAFLSLRFLKAPERGPSPPRPGKLFAFAAREPSANGAPGGGARAHRSAGDEPAAAEPEPRPEDAGHRP; translated from the exons ATGGCCGAGGCTGCTTCGGGCGCCGGGGACGTGACCCTGGAGGGGGAGCGGGGCAAGAGGCCCCCTCCCGAGGGCGAGCCTGCGGCGCCTGCGTCTGGAGTACTGG ATAAACTATTTGGGAAGAGGCTCCTGCAGGCTGGCCGCTACCTGGTGTCCCACAAGGCATGGATGAAGACAGTGCCCACCGAGGACTGCGACGTGCTCATGACCTTCCCAG ACACCACTGATGACCACACGCTGCTGTGGCTGCTGAATCACATCCGGGTGGGCATTCCCGAGCTGATCGTGCAAGTTCGCCACCACCGCCACACGCGTGCCTATGCCTTCTTTGTCACCGCCACATACGAGAG CCTGCTCCGTGGGGCCGATGAGCTGGGTCTACGCAAGGCCGTGAAGGCCGAATTTGGAGGGGGCACCCGCAGCTTCTCCTGCGAAGAGGACTTCATCTACGAGAATGTGGAGAGCGAGCTACGCTTCTTCACATCGCAG GAGCGGCAGAGCATCATTCGCTTCTGGTTGCAGAACCTTCGAGCCAAGCAGGGGGAGGCTCTGCACAACGTGCGCTTCTTGGAGGACCAGCCAATCA TTCCGGAGCTGGCTGCACGAGGCATCATACAGCAGGTGTTTCCAGTTCACGAGCAGCGTATTCTGAACCGTCTCATGAAGTCCTGGGTGCAGGCCGTGTGTGAAAACCAGCCtttag ATGATATCTGTGACTATTTTGGGGTGAAGATTGCCATGTATTTTGCCTGGCTGGGCTTCTACACATCGGCAATGGTTTATCCTGCAGTTTTTGGCTCTGTTCTGTATACATTCACTGAGGCTGATCAG ACAAGCCGGGATGTTTCCTGTGTGGTCTTCGCTCTCTTCAATGTGATCTGGTCAACACTGTTCTTGGAGGAGTGGAAACGGAGGGGGGCAGAGCTAGCCTACAAGTGGGGTACACTAGACTCACCTGGGGAGGCTGTGGAGGAGCCACGTCCCCAGTTCAGG GGCATCCGGCGCATCAGTCCCATCACCCGGGCTGAGGAGTTCTACTACCCACCCTGGAAGCGATTGCTTTTCCAACTACTTgtcagcctgcctctgtgcctggcCTGTCTTGTCTGCGTCTTTATACTGATGCTTGGCTGcttccagctgcag GAGCTCGTCTTGAGTGTGAAGGGTCTGCCCCGCCTGGTTCGCTTCTTGCCCAAGGTTATGCTAGCCCTGCTGGTCAGCGTGAGTGCTGAGGGCTACAAGAAGTTAGCTGTGTGGCTAAATGACATGG AGAATTACCGGCTAGAGAGCACCTACGAGAGGCACCTTATCATCAAAGTCGTCTTG TTCCAGTTTGTCAACTCGTACTTGAGTCTGTTCTACATCGGCTTCTACCTCAAAGACATGGACCGCCTGAAAGAG CTCCTGCTACTCCTGTCCCTGACCCAGAGCCTCGAGCGGCAGTTGCAGGCGGTGCTGGTCCCGCTCGCGGCCCTGCGGTTCCGCCTGCTCCTCCTGTCCCTCCGGGGTCTCCTGCTCGTGGCCCGGGCCAAA ATGCTGGCCACCCTACTCATCACTCGGCAGTTGCTGCAGAACGTGCGCGAGGTGCTGCAGCCGCACCTGTACCGCAGGCTGGGCAGCGGGGAGCTGAGCTTGCGCACTATCCTGGAGCTGGCCCGGGCCCTGCTAGGCCTGCTGAACCCCTTGCGCCCGGATCCCCGACGGCACTTGGAGGCCCAGGCTGATGAGGGCGGAGCCGGGAGCCGCAGGTGCCTGGGCGGTGGCTGCGGGGcgccagaggaggaggagaacgaggaggaggaggaggcagctgtgGAACGGAGGccagcaggggaaggaggggaggttCCAGAAGGGCCTCGGGGTGGcaaggaggaggacgaggaggaggaggacgacgaaGATGAGGACGAGGAATACGAGGGCGAGGAAGGAAGCCTCCTGGACTGCGGGCTGCGCCTCAAGAAGGTCAGCTTTGCTGAGCGGGGCGCAGGGCGGCGCAGGCCAGGCCCCAGCCCCGAAGGCCTCTTGGAGGAGGGGAGCCCCACCATGGTGGAGAAGGGGTTGGAGCCTGGTGTGTTTACTCTGGCCGAAGAAGACGATGAGCCTGAGGGGCCTCCAAGCAGCCCCGGGCCAGAGCCCCAGACTGTCTTGCTTCGTCGGGCGAGGGGCGAGGGCCGTGACCAAGGTCCTGATGGAGACCGAGATCCGGAGACTGGCTCTGGCGACGCggctggaagacagaagagacatAACAGGTCCTCGTGGATCGACCCGCCAGAGGAGGAGCATTCACCACAGCTCACGCAGGCAGAGCTAGAGAGCTGCATGAAGAAGTATGAG GACACCTTCCAGGACTACCAGGAGATGTTCGTGCAGTTTGGCTATGTAGTGCtcttttcctctgccttcccacTGGCCGCCCTGTGCGCCCTCGTCAACAACCTGATTGAGATCCGAAGTGATGCCTTCAAGCTCTGCACTGGCCTGCAGAGGCCCTTTGGCCGGCGTGTGGAGAGCATTGGCCAGTGGCAG AAGGTCATGGAGGCGATGGGTGTGCTGGCCATCGTGGTGAACTGCTACCTCATTGGCCAGTGTGGCCAGCTGCAGCGCCTGTTCCCCTGGCTGAGCCCAGAGGCGGCCATTGTGTCTGTGGTGGTGCTAGAG CACTTGGCTCTTCTAGTCAAGTACCTCATCCATGTAGCCATCCCTGACATCCCTGGCTGGGTAGCTGAGGAGATGGCCAAACTGGAGTACCAGCGACGGGAAGCTTTCAAG CGGCACGAGCGGCAGGCGCAGCAGCGctttcagcagcagcagcggcgacGGCGCGAGGAGGAGGAGCGGCAGCGGCACGCGGAGCAGCAGGCGCGGCGGGAGCGCGACACGGGAGGCCGCGAGGAGGCGCGCGCGGAGGCCCCGGGCCCCGACCCCGTGGCGGAGCGCGGCGCTGCCAAGGCCAAGGGCAGCGAGCGGCCCCGACGGCCCGGAGCGCTGCTGCCACCCGGACCTGTGCTGCGGCTGAAGCAGATCATCCCGTTGCAGACTCGGCCGCCCGCGCCCTCCGGGTGCGCGCCCCCGCCGCGCTCGCCCGCGGACACGCGCCTGCCCGCCTTCCTCAGCCTGCGCTTCCTCAAGGCTCCCGAGCGAGGCCCGTCCCCGCCACGGCCCGGGAAGCTGTTCGCATTCGCGGCGCGCGAGCCCTCAGCCAACGGGGCCCCCGGAGGCGGCGCGCGCGCTCACAGGAGCGCCGGGGACGAGCCCGCGGCCGCCGAGCCGGAGCCGCGGCCGGAGGACGCAGGTCACAGGCCTTAA
- the Ano8 gene encoding anoctamin-8 isoform X2, giving the protein MAEAASGAGDVTLEGERGKRPPPEGEPAAPASGVLDKLFGKRLLQAGRYLVSHKAWMKTVPTEDCDVLMTFPDTTDDHTLLWLLNHIRVGIPELIVQVRHHRHTRAYAFFVTATYESLLRGADELGLRKAVKAEFGGGTRSFSCEEDFIYENVESELRFFTSQERQSIIRFWLQNLRAKQGEALHNVRFLEDQPINDICDYFGVKIAMYFAWLGFYTSAMVYPAVFGSVLYTFTEADQTSRDVSCVVFALFNVIWSTLFLEEWKRRGAELAYKWGTLDSPGEAVEEPRPQFRGIRRISPITRAEEFYYPPWKRLLFQLLVSLPLCLACLVCVFILMLGCFQLQELVLSVKGLPRLVRFLPKVMLALLVSVSAEGYKKLAVWLNDMENYRLESTYERHLIIKVVLFQFVNSYLSLFYIGFYLKDMDRLKELLLLLSLTQSLERQLQAVLVPLAALRFRLLLLSLRGLLLVARAKMLATLLITRQLLQNVREVLQPHLYRRLGSGELSLRTILELARALLGLLNPLRPDPRRHLEAQADEGGAGSRRCLGGGCGAPEEEENEEEEEAAVERRPAGEGGEVPEGPRGGKEEDEEEEDDEDEDEEYEGEEGSLLDCGLRLKKVSFAERGAGRRRPGPSPEGLLEEGSPTMVEKGLEPGVFTLAEEDDEPEGPPSSPGPEPQTVLLRRARGEGRDQGPDGDRDPETGSGDAAGRQKRHNRSSWIDPPEEEHSPQLTQAELESCMKKYEDTFQDYQEMFVQFGYVVLFSSAFPLAALCALVNNLIEIRSDAFKLCTGLQRPFGRRVESIGQWQKVMEAMGVLAIVVNCYLIGQCGQLQRLFPWLSPEAAIVSVVVLEHLALLVKYLIHVAIPDIPGWVAEEMAKLEYQRREAFKRHERQAQQRFQQQQRRRREEEERQRHAEQQARRERDTGGREEARAEAPGPDPVAERGAAKAKGSERPRRPGALLPPGPVLRLKQIIPLQTRPPAPSGCAPPPRSPADTRLPAFLSLRFLKAPERGPSPPRPGKLFAFAAREPSANGAPGGGARAHRSAGDEPAAAEPEPRPEDAGHRP; this is encoded by the exons ATGGCCGAGGCTGCTTCGGGCGCCGGGGACGTGACCCTGGAGGGGGAGCGGGGCAAGAGGCCCCCTCCCGAGGGCGAGCCTGCGGCGCCTGCGTCTGGAGTACTGG ATAAACTATTTGGGAAGAGGCTCCTGCAGGCTGGCCGCTACCTGGTGTCCCACAAGGCATGGATGAAGACAGTGCCCACCGAGGACTGCGACGTGCTCATGACCTTCCCAG ACACCACTGATGACCACACGCTGCTGTGGCTGCTGAATCACATCCGGGTGGGCATTCCCGAGCTGATCGTGCAAGTTCGCCACCACCGCCACACGCGTGCCTATGCCTTCTTTGTCACCGCCACATACGAGAG CCTGCTCCGTGGGGCCGATGAGCTGGGTCTACGCAAGGCCGTGAAGGCCGAATTTGGAGGGGGCACCCGCAGCTTCTCCTGCGAAGAGGACTTCATCTACGAGAATGTGGAGAGCGAGCTACGCTTCTTCACATCGCAG GAGCGGCAGAGCATCATTCGCTTCTGGTTGCAGAACCTTCGAGCCAAGCAGGGGGAGGCTCTGCACAACGTGCGCTTCTTGGAGGACCAGCCAATCA ATGATATCTGTGACTATTTTGGGGTGAAGATTGCCATGTATTTTGCCTGGCTGGGCTTCTACACATCGGCAATGGTTTATCCTGCAGTTTTTGGCTCTGTTCTGTATACATTCACTGAGGCTGATCAG ACAAGCCGGGATGTTTCCTGTGTGGTCTTCGCTCTCTTCAATGTGATCTGGTCAACACTGTTCTTGGAGGAGTGGAAACGGAGGGGGGCAGAGCTAGCCTACAAGTGGGGTACACTAGACTCACCTGGGGAGGCTGTGGAGGAGCCACGTCCCCAGTTCAGG GGCATCCGGCGCATCAGTCCCATCACCCGGGCTGAGGAGTTCTACTACCCACCCTGGAAGCGATTGCTTTTCCAACTACTTgtcagcctgcctctgtgcctggcCTGTCTTGTCTGCGTCTTTATACTGATGCTTGGCTGcttccagctgcag GAGCTCGTCTTGAGTGTGAAGGGTCTGCCCCGCCTGGTTCGCTTCTTGCCCAAGGTTATGCTAGCCCTGCTGGTCAGCGTGAGTGCTGAGGGCTACAAGAAGTTAGCTGTGTGGCTAAATGACATGG AGAATTACCGGCTAGAGAGCACCTACGAGAGGCACCTTATCATCAAAGTCGTCTTG TTCCAGTTTGTCAACTCGTACTTGAGTCTGTTCTACATCGGCTTCTACCTCAAAGACATGGACCGCCTGAAAGAG CTCCTGCTACTCCTGTCCCTGACCCAGAGCCTCGAGCGGCAGTTGCAGGCGGTGCTGGTCCCGCTCGCGGCCCTGCGGTTCCGCCTGCTCCTCCTGTCCCTCCGGGGTCTCCTGCTCGTGGCCCGGGCCAAA ATGCTGGCCACCCTACTCATCACTCGGCAGTTGCTGCAGAACGTGCGCGAGGTGCTGCAGCCGCACCTGTACCGCAGGCTGGGCAGCGGGGAGCTGAGCTTGCGCACTATCCTGGAGCTGGCCCGGGCCCTGCTAGGCCTGCTGAACCCCTTGCGCCCGGATCCCCGACGGCACTTGGAGGCCCAGGCTGATGAGGGCGGAGCCGGGAGCCGCAGGTGCCTGGGCGGTGGCTGCGGGGcgccagaggaggaggagaacgaggaggaggaggaggcagctgtgGAACGGAGGccagcaggggaaggaggggaggttCCAGAAGGGCCTCGGGGTGGcaaggaggaggacgaggaggaggaggacgacgaaGATGAGGACGAGGAATACGAGGGCGAGGAAGGAAGCCTCCTGGACTGCGGGCTGCGCCTCAAGAAGGTCAGCTTTGCTGAGCGGGGCGCAGGGCGGCGCAGGCCAGGCCCCAGCCCCGAAGGCCTCTTGGAGGAGGGGAGCCCCACCATGGTGGAGAAGGGGTTGGAGCCTGGTGTGTTTACTCTGGCCGAAGAAGACGATGAGCCTGAGGGGCCTCCAAGCAGCCCCGGGCCAGAGCCCCAGACTGTCTTGCTTCGTCGGGCGAGGGGCGAGGGCCGTGACCAAGGTCCTGATGGAGACCGAGATCCGGAGACTGGCTCTGGCGACGCggctggaagacagaagagacatAACAGGTCCTCGTGGATCGACCCGCCAGAGGAGGAGCATTCACCACAGCTCACGCAGGCAGAGCTAGAGAGCTGCATGAAGAAGTATGAG GACACCTTCCAGGACTACCAGGAGATGTTCGTGCAGTTTGGCTATGTAGTGCtcttttcctctgccttcccacTGGCCGCCCTGTGCGCCCTCGTCAACAACCTGATTGAGATCCGAAGTGATGCCTTCAAGCTCTGCACTGGCCTGCAGAGGCCCTTTGGCCGGCGTGTGGAGAGCATTGGCCAGTGGCAG AAGGTCATGGAGGCGATGGGTGTGCTGGCCATCGTGGTGAACTGCTACCTCATTGGCCAGTGTGGCCAGCTGCAGCGCCTGTTCCCCTGGCTGAGCCCAGAGGCGGCCATTGTGTCTGTGGTGGTGCTAGAG CACTTGGCTCTTCTAGTCAAGTACCTCATCCATGTAGCCATCCCTGACATCCCTGGCTGGGTAGCTGAGGAGATGGCCAAACTGGAGTACCAGCGACGGGAAGCTTTCAAG CGGCACGAGCGGCAGGCGCAGCAGCGctttcagcagcagcagcggcgacGGCGCGAGGAGGAGGAGCGGCAGCGGCACGCGGAGCAGCAGGCGCGGCGGGAGCGCGACACGGGAGGCCGCGAGGAGGCGCGCGCGGAGGCCCCGGGCCCCGACCCCGTGGCGGAGCGCGGCGCTGCCAAGGCCAAGGGCAGCGAGCGGCCCCGACGGCCCGGAGCGCTGCTGCCACCCGGACCTGTGCTGCGGCTGAAGCAGATCATCCCGTTGCAGACTCGGCCGCCCGCGCCCTCCGGGTGCGCGCCCCCGCCGCGCTCGCCCGCGGACACGCGCCTGCCCGCCTTCCTCAGCCTGCGCTTCCTCAAGGCTCCCGAGCGAGGCCCGTCCCCGCCACGGCCCGGGAAGCTGTTCGCATTCGCGGCGCGCGAGCCCTCAGCCAACGGGGCCCCCGGAGGCGGCGCGCGCGCTCACAGGAGCGCCGGGGACGAGCCCGCGGCCGCCGAGCCGGAGCCGCGGCCGGAGGACGCAGGTCACAGGCCTTAA
- the Ano8 gene encoding anoctamin-8 isoform X3, producing the protein MAEAASGAGDVTLEGERGKRPPPEGEPAAPASGVLDKLFGKRLLQAGRYLVSHKAWMKTVPTEDCDVLMTFPDTTDDHTLLWLLNHIRVGIPELIVQVRHHRHTRAYAFFVTATYESLLRGADELGLRKAVKAEFGGGTRSFSCEEDFIYENVESELRFFTSQERQSIIRFWLQNLRAKQGEALHNVRFLEDQPIIPELAARGIIQQVFPVHEQRILNRLMKSWVQAVCENQPLDDICDYFGVKIAMYFAWLGFYTSAMVYPAVFGSVLYTFTEADQTSRDVSCVVFALFNVIWSTLFLEEWKRRGAELAYKWGTLDSPGEAVEEPRPQFRGIRRISPITRAEEFYYPPWKRLLFQLLVSLPLCLACLVCVFILMLGCFQLQELVLSVKGLPRLVRFLPKVMLALLVSVSAEGYKKLAVWLNDMENYRLESTYERHLIIKVVLFQFVNSYLSLFYIGFYLKDMDRLKEMLATLLITRQLLQNVREVLQPHLYRRLGSGELSLRTILELARALLGLLNPLRPDPRRHLEAQADEGGAGSRRCLGGGCGAPEEEENEEEEEAAVERRPAGEGGEVPEGPRGGKEEDEEEEDDEDEDEEYEGEEGSLLDCGLRLKKVSFAERGAGRRRPGPSPEGLLEEGSPTMVEKGLEPGVFTLAEEDDEPEGPPSSPGPEPQTVLLRRARGEGRDQGPDGDRDPETGSGDAAGRQKRHNRSSWIDPPEEEHSPQLTQAELESCMKKYEDTFQDYQEMFVQFGYVVLFSSAFPLAALCALVNNLIEIRSDAFKLCTGLQRPFGRRVESIGQWQKVMEAMGVLAIVVNCYLIGQCGQLQRLFPWLSPEAAIVSVVVLEHLALLVKYLIHVAIPDIPGWVAEEMAKLEYQRREAFKRHERQAQQRFQQQQRRRREEEERQRHAEQQARRERDTGGREEARAEAPGPDPVAERGAAKAKGSERPRRPGALLPPGPVLRLKQIIPLQTRPPAPSGCAPPPRSPADTRLPAFLSLRFLKAPERGPSPPRPGKLFAFAAREPSANGAPGGGARAHRSAGDEPAAAEPEPRPEDAGHRP; encoded by the exons ATGGCCGAGGCTGCTTCGGGCGCCGGGGACGTGACCCTGGAGGGGGAGCGGGGCAAGAGGCCCCCTCCCGAGGGCGAGCCTGCGGCGCCTGCGTCTGGAGTACTGG ATAAACTATTTGGGAAGAGGCTCCTGCAGGCTGGCCGCTACCTGGTGTCCCACAAGGCATGGATGAAGACAGTGCCCACCGAGGACTGCGACGTGCTCATGACCTTCCCAG ACACCACTGATGACCACACGCTGCTGTGGCTGCTGAATCACATCCGGGTGGGCATTCCCGAGCTGATCGTGCAAGTTCGCCACCACCGCCACACGCGTGCCTATGCCTTCTTTGTCACCGCCACATACGAGAG CCTGCTCCGTGGGGCCGATGAGCTGGGTCTACGCAAGGCCGTGAAGGCCGAATTTGGAGGGGGCACCCGCAGCTTCTCCTGCGAAGAGGACTTCATCTACGAGAATGTGGAGAGCGAGCTACGCTTCTTCACATCGCAG GAGCGGCAGAGCATCATTCGCTTCTGGTTGCAGAACCTTCGAGCCAAGCAGGGGGAGGCTCTGCACAACGTGCGCTTCTTGGAGGACCAGCCAATCA TTCCGGAGCTGGCTGCACGAGGCATCATACAGCAGGTGTTTCCAGTTCACGAGCAGCGTATTCTGAACCGTCTCATGAAGTCCTGGGTGCAGGCCGTGTGTGAAAACCAGCCtttag ATGATATCTGTGACTATTTTGGGGTGAAGATTGCCATGTATTTTGCCTGGCTGGGCTTCTACACATCGGCAATGGTTTATCCTGCAGTTTTTGGCTCTGTTCTGTATACATTCACTGAGGCTGATCAG ACAAGCCGGGATGTTTCCTGTGTGGTCTTCGCTCTCTTCAATGTGATCTGGTCAACACTGTTCTTGGAGGAGTGGAAACGGAGGGGGGCAGAGCTAGCCTACAAGTGGGGTACACTAGACTCACCTGGGGAGGCTGTGGAGGAGCCACGTCCCCAGTTCAGG GGCATCCGGCGCATCAGTCCCATCACCCGGGCTGAGGAGTTCTACTACCCACCCTGGAAGCGATTGCTTTTCCAACTACTTgtcagcctgcctctgtgcctggcCTGTCTTGTCTGCGTCTTTATACTGATGCTTGGCTGcttccagctgcag GAGCTCGTCTTGAGTGTGAAGGGTCTGCCCCGCCTGGTTCGCTTCTTGCCCAAGGTTATGCTAGCCCTGCTGGTCAGCGTGAGTGCTGAGGGCTACAAGAAGTTAGCTGTGTGGCTAAATGACATGG AGAATTACCGGCTAGAGAGCACCTACGAGAGGCACCTTATCATCAAAGTCGTCTTG TTCCAGTTTGTCAACTCGTACTTGAGTCTGTTCTACATCGGCTTCTACCTCAAAGACATGGACCGCCTGAAAGAG ATGCTGGCCACCCTACTCATCACTCGGCAGTTGCTGCAGAACGTGCGCGAGGTGCTGCAGCCGCACCTGTACCGCAGGCTGGGCAGCGGGGAGCTGAGCTTGCGCACTATCCTGGAGCTGGCCCGGGCCCTGCTAGGCCTGCTGAACCCCTTGCGCCCGGATCCCCGACGGCACTTGGAGGCCCAGGCTGATGAGGGCGGAGCCGGGAGCCGCAGGTGCCTGGGCGGTGGCTGCGGGGcgccagaggaggaggagaacgaggaggaggaggaggcagctgtgGAACGGAGGccagcaggggaaggaggggaggttCCAGAAGGGCCTCGGGGTGGcaaggaggaggacgaggaggaggaggacgacgaaGATGAGGACGAGGAATACGAGGGCGAGGAAGGAAGCCTCCTGGACTGCGGGCTGCGCCTCAAGAAGGTCAGCTTTGCTGAGCGGGGCGCAGGGCGGCGCAGGCCAGGCCCCAGCCCCGAAGGCCTCTTGGAGGAGGGGAGCCCCACCATGGTGGAGAAGGGGTTGGAGCCTGGTGTGTTTACTCTGGCCGAAGAAGACGATGAGCCTGAGGGGCCTCCAAGCAGCCCCGGGCCAGAGCCCCAGACTGTCTTGCTTCGTCGGGCGAGGGGCGAGGGCCGTGACCAAGGTCCTGATGGAGACCGAGATCCGGAGACTGGCTCTGGCGACGCggctggaagacagaagagacatAACAGGTCCTCGTGGATCGACCCGCCAGAGGAGGAGCATTCACCACAGCTCACGCAGGCAGAGCTAGAGAGCTGCATGAAGAAGTATGAG GACACCTTCCAGGACTACCAGGAGATGTTCGTGCAGTTTGGCTATGTAGTGCtcttttcctctgccttcccacTGGCCGCCCTGTGCGCCCTCGTCAACAACCTGATTGAGATCCGAAGTGATGCCTTCAAGCTCTGCACTGGCCTGCAGAGGCCCTTTGGCCGGCGTGTGGAGAGCATTGGCCAGTGGCAG AAGGTCATGGAGGCGATGGGTGTGCTGGCCATCGTGGTGAACTGCTACCTCATTGGCCAGTGTGGCCAGCTGCAGCGCCTGTTCCCCTGGCTGAGCCCAGAGGCGGCCATTGTGTCTGTGGTGGTGCTAGAG CACTTGGCTCTTCTAGTCAAGTACCTCATCCATGTAGCCATCCCTGACATCCCTGGCTGGGTAGCTGAGGAGATGGCCAAACTGGAGTACCAGCGACGGGAAGCTTTCAAG CGGCACGAGCGGCAGGCGCAGCAGCGctttcagcagcagcagcggcgacGGCGCGAGGAGGAGGAGCGGCAGCGGCACGCGGAGCAGCAGGCGCGGCGGGAGCGCGACACGGGAGGCCGCGAGGAGGCGCGCGCGGAGGCCCCGGGCCCCGACCCCGTGGCGGAGCGCGGCGCTGCCAAGGCCAAGGGCAGCGAGCGGCCCCGACGGCCCGGAGCGCTGCTGCCACCCGGACCTGTGCTGCGGCTGAAGCAGATCATCCCGTTGCAGACTCGGCCGCCCGCGCCCTCCGGGTGCGCGCCCCCGCCGCGCTCGCCCGCGGACACGCGCCTGCCCGCCTTCCTCAGCCTGCGCTTCCTCAAGGCTCCCGAGCGAGGCCCGTCCCCGCCACGGCCCGGGAAGCTGTTCGCATTCGCGGCGCGCGAGCCCTCAGCCAACGGGGCCCCCGGAGGCGGCGCGCGCGCTCACAGGAGCGCCGGGGACGAGCCCGCGGCCGCCGAGCCGGAGCCGCGGCCGGAGGACGCAGGTCACAGGCCTTAA